TTGCAAACACGTAGGACCCTCATCCAAATCtgtaataacatattattagaCATATATTCACGTTCCAGAGTTgtagtttcaaattaaaaaaccagcGGCCTACCTGATTGTGGCTTCGCTTAGCTGCCTTgactctcatctgagcatttttcAAGTTAAGCATATCTTTCTCCACCAATTCGCATAGTGTTCGCTATCCCAAGTtttcagaccattgtcacacACATCATATCCTTGACGAGATCAAGCGAGCACTTCtagggtttgccccttctgccaggaccAGATGAACCTCACACCGcaatatctatatttactaCACTATACAGTCGTTCGCCGCGAACATAGAACTCGcgatcacaatatttttttacaaaattgcgaatatttcaaaaacgactgaaccgattttgatgcacCACGAACTTAAACATTCTATGGACAGGTTCTACATAccttataaatttcatcaaaatacatacatacatacaaaaaatgtatttttgtaccaAGTCGAATTATTAGACCTCGCCCGCTTCGCTCGCTTGGTCAATCATTTACCTGTATAGCCGCGACACACGTCAAtgagaacaaacaaacagaaaaatattaatttcattctcTGTTTTGTTCGCACGAAAGAATACTGTGATAAACGTTCAACTTTTTTCCAGTCGAAAGCCAtagatttatgaataaatcgACACgtatcgataaaaaaataactaacgCGTTTCACATGTCTTAACGGCCGACGACAGAagggagttataagtttaacgtgtatGTGTATCTGTATATCTGTCCGTAGCATCGTAGCacccaaacggctgaaccgattttgatctagtttttttttatttgaaagagaattcaATCGAGTGTTCTTATGTATGTTTTGGAAATGTGTGTTTGTAAACTATATCGATTTTTAGCTAGCTAGCTGCGATTTTGTTGCCTGTTGACGTTCGTCCTTTGGAATGGTGTTGTGGACTATCAGTCCCGAAGGCTGTGTCATAAGTATTTCTATTCTAGGATGCGATCACGCGCCAAGACTATATGGACCAAAACGGGACTGCTTTGATTTTACGATGAAGATAAACTTGATTAACAAATACGAAATAgaacaaatacctacatatttacaCATATACTTTGGCACATATTTTCCTCAATTTACGATAAATACTTGTAGGTACTTAGTCAAGTAAGTATATCGAATATGTAAACAATGATTGATCTGTgctaaacataacaaattataagaaattaattgaGAATTTTATGGTTCTTtgtaaagcatttttaatttattcccgTTATGGGTAATAGTCAAATTAAAGcgtaaagttttaaaaaatatataacaaagaaAGGAAGgctgtaaaattgtaaattatccAGAAAGTCAAAATTCCCATTAATCTCAGAAGATGCCAGACGGATTTGAAAATCGGAAGTGTTGAAcaccgatatttttttttcatatgaatATCGATCATATTCAAAGAAATGTATAGTGACTAGACAACTCAATGTGCTCTCGTGGATATTATACGAAGCGACTAGacaccatggatttaataggtaagtactttttaCAACCCTACAAATTccatgaaagaaagaaagaaagaaagaaagaaagaaagaaagagagagagagagagagagagagagagagagaaaacatttatttgccaaaaacatgagtataaatagacaaattgatgttaaaatgaattagacctacacgttttacgagtatatcattaaagaaatcatttaaagtataataacatttatcagttaataaagacttgaggtgctttttaaatagatttaaatttaagctaaTCCTAATGCATGCTAGACACATAGCTTGTCACATTGACACATTGTATATGACACTGACGAGGATAAGCTTCCACATTCGTAAAATATCATGTGCCATTTCTAgtcgttttaaaaaaatataccgtATAAAAAACAGTGTGATTAATTTCAATGTGGCTACACCTACTTGACTATGTAAATACCATACCATAATTGCTTCGCAAAAAAAACACGGCTcaattagaagaaaaaaatagtatgaaaTTAAGTTGATTTAGTTCACATTTTCTATTTGATCAAACTCAATGCAAAATCGCTTTTAagttataatacaattttataagttaaaaaaagtgCTAAgagtaaataatgtttttattatgcaGTCTTCTGGCTTTTTACAGTTTAAGCATAGCTGACGGTAagttatcactacatagtataaaacaaagtctcttccttttcccgctgtctgtccttTGTATGGTtacatctttaaaactacgcaacggattttgatgtgggttttaatagtcaataataatattatgccCGGCAATCATATTCACGTACTTATATGACAATTAATCATGCCAAAAACTGTAgaaaatggagaagaaaaagtagtaGTAGGAGTTGAAGGAcgtaagagagagagagagggaaaAATAATGATGGACTTAATGGAATGTGTTATTATTACTCACGCTGGTGTgctgattttattaaagtcgcctAAATGCTTCTTGTTTTTTTACCACTAGATACCCACCGCCCTCTAGTGACAAGTATTCACAAATACACAAGTAAACTCAATTGTCAACCagaatgcaggtttcctcacgatgtttttcttcgccggaagcaaaaGGCGGTCTGTGAAAACTAGGTACTACCTACTCGTGCAGCGCGAGTAAGACTCGAACGTGGGACCTTTCCGTTCACGGACGGCGCGTCTTAAACGCTGGACTACCCCCGCCTATGAGAGAGATTATGTTTCTTGTTCTAGCAAGAATGCCTCCGCAATATCCCGACTACGTGTACCAAATCCTATTGAAAGGGTCCAGCAATTCTTCAGAAGAAGACTTATCGTCTGAAGAAGAGGACggagattatatattttatcccacTTTTGATTGGAAGCCTTGGTGGTTTGTTAgatgtaagattttttatattatacaaacgGTTGGCCGCAGCTCCGACCGCGCTAGCCTAAGTTTGATGTCTGCGGATAACAGCTAGCAACtcgataattataattacaactaATTTTATCGCAATTCGTTTGATGttgtaattttgatatttatttataatattttgttcacGAGAACACCTCCACGCAGTTTAGCAAATTGCGTgcttataataaacatactgttttttaagaaattaataatttaaaagacaGGAATGCGTGAAATAAATTGTGGTAGACTTCAGCCACTGTTGGCTGctagaaaaattatataataagaaaaactacatttttttacagggCCCAAACAACACGATTGTAGACAACCACTCGATCCTGGTCATTGCCCTGGCATCAATAGACGGTTTGTATTAGTTACCAAATTAGTCATTAATAtcactaaattatatatacattatagtaggtataaaataaagtaacttcccgctgtctgtctaactacgcaacggattttgattaGTGATTCACGAGGAAAGTTTACGTGGTTTATGGTATGGTACATGGTTTTACCtaagcaaagccgggacggaccgctatataaatataaaaaaaatcacacaaattgagctagccctaaagtaagttagtgacttatgttatgggatactaactcaacgatactatattttataacaaatacatatatagataaacatccgcAAAACcggacccggaccaatcagaaaaagatcattttccatcatgacccgaccggagatcgaacctaggacctctCGGTACAGAGGCAAGCGTCTTTaccttactttgaggctagctcaatctgtgtgatgggtcctaatatatttatttatttataatggtaCAAGCGCAGCGTAGAAAAGCCAGTTCGGTTTCGTGGTCGGTCCCAGGTTCAACTCCACACTCCtgtgccacataagtttgtataccaatctgaccaTTTTCAAATagaggtattatttttttttttcagatatgGTTACGACAGCGACATAGAAAAGTGCAGATTCTTCATATACGGAGGCTGTGGGGGCAACTCAAACAATTTCGAAAATCTCGTGGATTGCGAGCAGTACTGCGAGAAAtggaaataacaataaacaattttctacaaacaataaagaaaatactttCTTTTTCTCAATTTAGTCTAGTTTCATttaacggattttcatgtttttatgGTACCTACAACTAGCACCCCGTgtcggctttgctcgggtaaaaaacTCGACTCTACTCATAAACTATactcctaaaccttcctcaggaatcttattaaataatattattgatcttattaaattatttgcaatattttttgcgtTTATCGCGACCAAACAGACGCAgtagtggactttgttttataatatgtaaggatacaaAAATACGgttaattataagtattattatcattttcaaccaacttttcccctttttttttgttaaaagtttatatttttctaattaaattattttcacagaAAATTAGTACAAATGCCCCCGAACCTAACTTTGTATACTTAGAAGTTAGTcaacttttgtaataaaagctataatactttataataaaattctttatctagtgtgCCATATTTTtcgataagaaataaaaaaatataatgatgtgtagatggcgctagtgtgcgacTATATAGCGCCTGCGATAGCGCCCAAGTACTTAAGTAGAAGTAGGGTCAgaaaatcgtaaaaaatattatgattgttataatttcatagacTGTATCAATGCCGCTGAATCATGAACACAAAGATTTAAATTGATTAGAAAgtcctttaaaaaaataataaaattataacaatactcaaccatcataaaaaactaaaatattgaaacaacttttacgaagaagtcatcaccataaaccTAATAATTAAGCTGtcaaacaaacatagcttttttcCCTAAGTATTACTcaaacgtgacgtcacgttagagtatcatttagtatggagcgttcgGACGATTTCAAAACTGTGATGTTATATTTGCCATATCTtcgaaagtattgtcattaacataatatttttttctggtgTTTCTAGTGATATAATACTTTCGAATAgtaatcgaaataaaaattacctacaCATTTTGATCTCAATGTGATGTTAGATACAATATCACCCTAAGTTTAATAGAGAAgtttgtaattgttttatttttatttttcatttgatcaGCCGTGCCATGCAGGCCGCTCACAGCGAATTGGTGAATTTAAACGACGACGCAGTTGTGTAAAAAACCAACAAATCAGataacttacattttttttattcacacaCATAAAAGCACATTACAAATGCGACAAAGATTGGTGagaaaaatttgaattacaGGCCCTGTCCTGCCCGGTACAGGTGTCGCTACTGTTAAACAAGATAATTACATTGTCTTGAGACATGAAAGGTTCAAATTTCGGTCGccaatctaaataaaattttgtgaaagGCACTTAATTCTTAATTTGCAGTAACGTTGATTGACCCTTCAGCCGTGGTGCCAAAAGATCTTATCTGATCTCATGCTATATATCATACAACGCCGTTCACATTCATTTAGAGTTTCGAAATTATTATGGTTTCCAACGCAACCTCCGTAGATGAAACTCACGCAACGTCCAACCGTTTTGTCATAAGCGAAtctgaaatacaaaatttgatataCATTTCTTAATTGACATACCAGCTTGTTGGCCCGCGTTTTCGGGAACAGTTAGTTTTCTGAGATGCTATGCCCTTCtcaatacttcaaactacatggtACGCAAATTTctagaagattggttaagtagagAGAGAgcgaagaggtaacaaacaaatttacttccgcgtaattataatattagttaggatttatttatttattaagatacacatacaaacaaattacaattttgcatttttataattcagcGCTATACATTACTGAACAATTAAAGTGCCCAAATTTAGTGTACACAGCGTGATCATTTAAAATGAGCTATTAACAGAACGTATCAGTTCTCAGATACATTCgcattaattaacaaataacagAAGTAAGTTGATCAAAGGAAGATGTCACAAAACAGCAGCTTGTACAGAGTATTaggagaaaataaaacaattgtaaaGCAAATTCCAGGGGAACGGCTTAATTGTCTGATGCTTTGGCCGAAGATATCTAAGCCATTAGCTTTATTTGTAAGATCTACATATTACTGACAGCGGATTGTTGAAggagatattatttatatgagaattagaattttattggGTAAAAATACAGCCATTAACTACCTCGTTGAAGATTGTTTCATAGACTAAAAGTTTTAGATAAgcttttacaagtttttatttaacttgcaatctCAGCTTTCAATgtaactatacatatatgtgtaTGTCCCTATGTCTATTCGgttggaatcttgtaactcaattttgaagcagatatcttcaaccgattgagctgaaattttgtataagtactcatttagtttggatgacaatgcattattatgaatacGCATGAACACGAACTCCACACTGTATTTGTCATAAGCGAATGTTTTACACAGCaaagacatgattttttgtcacaatttgaatgcaataagatctctccgacaacaataaaactttgtgtcaaaaatgtcatttattgtaatgtattatattcatataatatactagatgttgcccggaacttcgctctcgtgggaattttgagataaaatataacctatagcaatcttggataatgtacctttcgaatggtgaaagaatttttgaaatcggttggttcggtagtttcggagattacccgcctcaaacatataaagtcacaaacgcttac
This Plodia interpunctella isolate USDA-ARS_2022_Savannah chromosome 27, ilPloInte3.2, whole genome shotgun sequence DNA region includes the following protein-coding sequences:
- the LOC128681617 gene encoding tissue factor pathway inhibitor-like isoform X2; this translates as MCSRGYYTKRLDTMDLIARMPPQYPDYVYQILLKGSSNSSEEDLSSEEEDGDYIFYPTFDWKPWWFVRWPKQHDCRQPLDPGHCPGINRRYGYDSDIEKCRFFIYGGCGGNSNNFENLVDCEQYCEKWK
- the LOC128681617 gene encoding tissue factor pathway inhibitor-like isoform X1 translates to MFLLCSLLAFYSLSIADARMPPQYPDYVYQILLKGSSNSSEEDLSSEEEDGDYIFYPTFDWKPWWFVRWPKQHDCRQPLDPGHCPGINRRYGYDSDIEKCRFFIYGGCGGNSNNFENLVDCEQYCEKWK